AGCAGCAAGCGGCGCTCGGGGTAGAGCAGGCCGTAGGCGGTCAGGATGCCGTAGCCCGCGCCCGAGGCCCCGATCAGCGGGTGCGCCGCGGTGGACGGCTCGATGCGCGGCATCAGCAGCACGTAGACCAGACCCGCGCCGATCCCGGTGAACAGGTAATAGCGCAGGAAGGCGCGCTTGCCCCACTGGGCGTCGAGTTCCGAGCCGAACATCCAGATCAGGAACATGTTGAAGAAGAGGTGCCAGAAGTTCTGGTGCAGGAACATATAGGTCACGAACTGCCAGAGGTACAGCCGGTCCAGGGCCTGGCGGGGCACCAGCCCGAAGAGGTGGTCGAACGTGTAGAGGGCCGCGCCGTCGCCCAGCAGCCAGCGCAGCGCGAACACCGTGATGTTGGCGGCCAGCAGGGCCCGGACCGTGGGGGTCAGC
This is a stretch of genomic DNA from bacterium. It encodes these proteins:
- a CDS encoding rhomboid family intramembrane serine protease produces the protein MRSYGTGQSIGLSFGPPLTPTVRALLAANITVFALRWLLGDGAALYTFDHLFGLVPRQALDRLYLWQFVTYMFLHQNFWHLFFNMFLIWMFGSELDAQWGKRAFLRYYLFTGIGAGLVYVLLMPRIEPSTAAHPLIGASGAGYGILTAYGLLYPERRLLLWFLIPIKVKWFVIGLGVFELLASRTPSSVGHLAHLGGILFGVLYLKVGDGLWRKFTRARRRKRARGRFHVLDDAPPPASGTAPGPEPRDEVDRLLEKISREGLASLTEQERETLRRASRRN